A region of Thermothielavioides terrestris NRRL 8126 chromosome 6, complete sequence DNA encodes the following proteins:
- a CDS encoding acetate--CoA ligase, with protein sequence MAEQAAKAPVVAEAHEVDTYHPPQKMLAKHPSKPHLSGLEEYQQLYKESITEPKKFWGRLARELLTWSKDFQTVQHGSLAEGNVAWFLEGELNASYNCVDRHAFKDPDRVAIIYEADEPTDGRTVTYGELLREVSRVAHVLKDMGVRKGDTVAIYLPMIPEALVAILACARIGAIHSVVFAGFSADSLRDRVIDAHSRVVITSDEGKRGGKLIGTKKIVDEALKKAPDVKHVLVFKRTGADIPMTQGRDYWWHEEVEKWPAYIAPEPMSAEDPLFLLYTSGSTGKPKGMMHTTGGYLVGAAATAKYVFDIHEGDRYFCGGDVGWITGHTYVVYAPLLLGVSTVVFEGTPAYPNFSRYWDIIEKHKVTQFYVAPTALRLLKRAGDQFVRNEMKHLRVLGSVGEPIAAEVWKWYFEVVGKEEAHVVDTYWQTETGSHVITPLAGVTPTKPGSASLPFFGIEPAIIDPVSGEEIPGNDVEGVLAFKQPWPSMARTVWGAHKRYRDTYLNVYKGYYFTGDGAGRDHEGFYWIRGRVDDVVNVSGHRLSTAEIEAALIEHPAVAEAAVVGVADELTGQAVNAFVAVKDGNEPSDALRKEFILQVRRSIGPFAAPKAVYIVPDLPKTRSGKIMRRILRKILAGEEDQLGDITTLSDPTVVEKIIVVVHDAKKK encoded by the exons ATGGCCGAACAAGCTGCCAAGGCCCCTGTGGTGGCCGAGGCTCACGAAGTCGACACGTACC ACCCGCCGCAGAAGATGCTCGCAA AGCACCCGAGCAAGCCTCACTTGAGCG GTCTCGAGGAGTACCAGCAGCTCTACAAGGAGTCCATCACAGAACCGAAAAAGTTCTGGGGGAGGCTGGCCCGCGAGCTCCTGACCTGGAGCAAGGACTTCCAGACAGTGCAGCATGGGTCTCTGGCGGAGGGTAACGTTGCCTGGTTCCTCGAGGGCGAGCTCAACGCGTCGTACAACTGCGTCGACCGTCATGCCTTCAAGGACCCCGACCGCGTCGCCATCATCtacgaggccgacgagccgACGGACGGCCGCACCGTGACCTACGGCGAGCTCCTGCGCGAGGTCTCGAGGGTCGCCCACGTCCTCAAGGACATGGGCGTGCGCAAGGGCGACACCGTGGCCATCTACCTGCCCATGATCCCCGAGGCGCTCGTGGCCATCCTCGCGTGCGCCCGCATCGGCGCCATCCACTCGGTGGTCTTCGCCGGCTTCTCGGCCGACTCTCTGCGCGACCGCGTCATCGATGCCCACTCCCGGGTCGTCATTACGTCGGACGAGGGCAAGCGCGGCGGGAAGCTCATCGGCACCAAGAAGATCGTGGAcgaggcgctcaagaagGCCCCCGATGTCAAGCACGTGCTCGTCTTCAAGCGCACCGGCGCCGACATCCCCATGACCCAGGGCCGCGACTACTGGTGGCACGAGGAGGTTGAGAAGTGGCCCGCCTACATCGCGCCGGAGCCCATGAGCGCCGAAGACCCGCTCTTCCTCCTGTACACGTCCGGCTCGACCGGCAAGCCCAAGGGCATGATGCACACGACCGGCGGCtacctcgtcggcgccgccgccacggccaagTACGTCTTCGACATCCACGAGGGCGACCGCTACttctgcggcggcgacgtcggctGGATCACGGGCCACACCTACGTCGTGTatgcgccgctgctgctcggcgtgTCGACCGTCGTCTTCGAGGGCACCCCGGCGTATCCCAACTTCTCCCGCTACTGGGACATCATCGAGAAGCACAAGGTCACCCAGTTCTACGTCGCCCCGACCGCCCTGCGGCTGCTCAagcgcgccggcgaccaGTTCGTGCGCAACGAGATGAAGCACCTCCGAGTGCTGGGGTCCGTCGGCGAgcccatcgccgccgaggtctgGAAGTGGTACTTCGAAGTCGTCGGCAAGGAGGAAGCCCATGTTGTCGAC ACGTACTGGCAAACCGAGACCGGCTCCCACGTCATCACCCCTCTTGCCGGCGTGACGCCCACGAAGCCCGGTTCCGCGTCGCTGCCGTTCTTCGGCATCGAGCCCGCCATCATCGACCCGGTTTCGGGCGAGGAGATCCCCGGCAACGATGTCGAGGGCGTCTTGGCCTTCAAGCAGCCGTGGCCGAGCATGGCCCGCACCGTCTGGGGCGCGCACAAGCGGTACAGGGACACATACCTCAACGTCTACAAGGGGTACTAC TTCACCGGTGACGGAGCCGGCCGGGACCACGAGGGCTTCTACTGGATCCGCGGGCGCGTCGACGACGTGGTGAACGTCAGCGGGCACCGGCTGTCGAcggccgagatcgaggcggcgctgatCGAGCAcccggccgtggccgaggccgccgtggTCGGCGTGGCGGACGAGCTCACGGGCCAGGCCGTCAACGCCTTCGTCGCCGTCAAGGACGGCAACGAGCCGTCGGACGCGCTCCGCAAGGAGTTCATCCTGCAGGTCCGCCGCAGCATCGGGCCCTTCGCCGCCCCCAAGGCTGTCTACATCGTGCCCGACCTGCCCAAGACCCGCAGCGGCAAGATCATGCGCCGCATCCTCAGGAAGATCCTCGCCGGTGAGGAGGATCAGCTGGGTGATATCACCACG CTTTCGGATCCGACTGTCGTCGAGAAAATCATTGTCGTTGTCCACGATGCCAAGAAGAAATAA